The Humulus lupulus chromosome 3, drHumLupu1.1, whole genome shotgun sequence genome window below encodes:
- the LOC133823415 gene encoding metal tolerance protein 4-like, with the protein MEGGGLDNVKTPLLLTDESGNPIENGRVHKSNSVTSLKCEFFSKLPEKVRSGLDPEALLNLDLTKTTGLLEGEREYYEKQFATLRSFEEVDSLQSSHDNNEEQDLQEQDKHERAMNISNWANVFLLAFKIYATVKSGSIAIAASTLDSLLDLMAGGILWFTHLSMKNINIYQYPIGKLRVQPVGIVIFAAVMATLGFQVLVQALQQLIKDIPSEKMTSEQLLWLYTIMLTATGVKLVLWIYCRSSGNKIVRAYAKDHYFDVVTNVIGLVAAVLGDKFYWWIDPVGAIILAIYTIMNWSGTVLENAVSLVGQSAPPEVLQKLTYLVLRHHPLIRRVDTVRAYTFGVLYFVEVDIELPEDLPLIEAHAIGESLQIKIEELPEVERAFVHLDYECDHKPEHSILVRLPNSQP; encoded by the exons ATGGAAGGTGGTGGTTTGGATAATGTAAAAACCCCATTGTTGTTAACTGATGAAAGTGGGAATCCCATTGAGAATGGGAGGGTGCACAAGAGTAACTCTGTTACTTCTCTTAAGTGTGAGTTTTTCTCCAAATTGCCTGAAAAGGTTCGTTCTGGGCTTGATCCTGAGGCCCTTCTTAATCTTGACCTTACTAAAACCACTGGTTTATTAGAAG GGGAGAGAGAGTATTATGAAAAGCAATTTGCCACACTCAGATCCTTTGAGGAAGTTGACTCTCTACAATCATCCCATGACAACAATGAAGAGCAAGATCTCCAAGAGCAAGACAAACATGAGAGAGCAATGAACATTTCCAATTGGGCAAATGTTTTTCTGCTAGCTTTCAAG ATATATGCTACAGTGAAGAGTGGATCCATAGCAATTGCTGCATCAACACTGGATTCTTTGTTAGATCTTATGGCAGGTGGTATACTTTGGTTTACGCACTTGTCGATgaagaacataaatatttaccaGTATCCTATTGGAAAACTGAGAGTTCAACCAGTTGGAATTGTTATCTTTGCAGCTGTCATGGCAACTCTTG GCTTCCAGGTGCTCGTTCAGGCTTTACAACAACTTATCAAGGACATACCATCCGAGAAAATGACTTCGGAACAGTTGTTGTGGCTATATACAATCATGCTTACAGCTACTGGAGTAAAACTTGTCCTTTGGATATATTGCCGAAGCTCGGGCAACAAAATCGTCCGCGCCTACGCAAAG GATCATTACTTTGATGTGGTAACAAATGTAATCGGTTTGGTTGCTGCTGTTCTTGGTGACAAATTCTACTGGTGGATTGATCCAGTTGGTGCCATTATTCTTGCAATCTATACTATTATGAACTGGTCTGGCACTGTGCTGGAAAATGCAG TTTCTCTAGTTGGCCAATCAGCTCCACCAGAAGTCTTGCAGAAACTCACATACCTTGTTCTAAGGCATCATCCTCTAATCAGACGTGTTGACACAGTCCGTGCATACACCTTTGGTGTTCTGTACTTTGTAGAG GTTGACATTGAACTTCCAGAAGACTTGCCATTAATAGAAGCTCATGCAATTGGTGAATCACTACAAATAAAGATTGAAGAACTCCCTGAAGTAGAGAGAGCATTTGTTCATCTTGACTATGAATGTGACCACAAGCCAGAACACTCTATTCTAGTCAGACTCCCCAATAGCCAGCCTTAA